One genomic window of Peromyscus maniculatus bairdii isolate BWxNUB_F1_BW_parent chromosome 2, HU_Pman_BW_mat_3.1, whole genome shotgun sequence includes the following:
- the LOC102911319 gene encoding PRAME family member 12-like, translating into MSIKNTPTLQQLAVQTLLSNQALAISALESMPTNFFPPLFKEAFDGRHMGLLKAMVAAWPFSCLPVGALMKTPDVEALQAVLDGLDMLQSQKVRPRQWKLQVLDLRNVHHDFLDVSTRTQEGAHSTETGSEKQVGRDLPRYALRPRLKVVTDFSFSFQLKEHQTCLLQWAQQRKGSVRLCCLRMTICDLPVEIIKKVLDIFHPYYIEELELFTNQVLPFLVHFASCLGRMRNLRKLHLTQIYLRTDRVGYPTLTYTEKCAIKVLSQFSKLNCLQHFSMNGVYLSSDHMKELFRCLKTPLETLCITLRQLSQSDLKYLSQCQRLCHLKHLVLNGVELSELCPTHLRVLLENVADTLQNLELMNCRIKDSQLSALLPALSQCSQLTSANFYDNDFSMAVLKDLLQSMANLSKLILELYPAPLECYDHQGYILVEKFTQVCPELLDILSAQRQPKTVAFATRICLECCRRCVYDMESTLCWCWQ; encoded by the exons ATGAGTATCAAGAACACACCCACACTCCAGCAGCTGGCAGTGCAGACCCTGCTGAGCAACCAGGCCTTGGCCATCTCTGCCCTGGAGTCCATGCCCACAAATTTCTTCCCACCACTCTTCAAGGAGGCCTTCGACGGTAGACACATGGGACTATTGAAGGCAATGGTGGCAGCCTGGCCCTTTTCTTGCCTCCCTGTGGGGGCCCTGATGAAGACCCCGGATGTGGAGGCATTGCAAGCTGTTCTGGATGGCCTAGACATGCTGCAGTCACAGAAGGTTCGTCCCAG aCAGTGGAAGCTGCAGGTCCTTGACTTGAGGAATGTGCACCACGATTTCCTGGATGTCTCGACTAGAACACAGGAAGGAGCCCACTCAACAGAGACTGGGAGTGAGAAGCAAGTAGGGAGGGACCTTCCTAGATATGCTCTGAGGCCGCGTTTGAAGGTGGTCACTGACTTTAGCTTCAGTTTCCAGCTGAAAGAACACCAAACATGCTTGTTGCAGTGGGCCCAGCAGAGAAAAGGCTCTGTGCGGCTCTGCTGTCTGAGGATGACTATTTGTGACCTCCCTGTGGAGATTATCAAGAAAGTCTTGGACATTTTCCATCCCTACTATATCGAGGAATTGGAACTATTCACAAACCAGGTTCTGCCCTTCCTGGTTCACTTTGCATCTTGCCTTGGCCGAATGAGAAATCTTCGCAAATTACATCTAACTCAGATCTACTTACGCACAGACAGGGTTGGATATCCTACTTTGACATATACAGAGAAGTGTGCTATCAAGGTCCTTTCTCAGTTCTCCAAACTCAACTGTCTCCAGCATTTCTCTATGAATGGAGTCTACCTTTCCTCTGACCACATGAAAGAGTTGTTCAG ATGCCTGAAGACCCCCTTGGAGACCTTGTGTATCACTCTTCGTCAGCTCTCACAGTCAGACCTGAAATACTTGTCACAGTGTCAGAGGCTCTGTCACCTGAAACACCTGGTCCTCAATGGCGTAGAGTTATCCGAGTTATGTCCCACACATCTCCGAGTTCTCCTAGAGAATGTAGCAGACACACTGCAGAACCTGGAGTTAATGAACTGCAGGATAAAGGACTCTCAGCTCAGTGCTCTCTTGCCTGCCCTGAGCCAGTGCTCCCAGCTCACCAGTGCCAATTTCTATGATAATGACTTCTCCATGGCTGTATTGAAGGACCTTCTGCAAAGCATGGCCAACCTAAGCAAGTTGATTCTAGAGCTCTACCCTGCCCCTCTAGAGTGCTATGATCACCAGGGTTATATCCTAGTGGAGAAATTTACCCAAGTATGTCCTGAGCTCCTGGATATACTCTCTGCCCAAAGGCAGCCCAAGACAGTAGCCTTTGCTACACGCATCTGCCTTGAATGCTGCAGGCGCTGTGTTTATGACATGGAGAGCACACTTTGTTGGTGTTGGCAATAA